DNA from Solanum stenotomum isolate F172 chromosome 3, ASM1918654v1, whole genome shotgun sequence:
AGTctgttataagaaaaaaaagtagattttagtaggttttaaaaatattttaatagaaattaaatgatttgacattatcacatatctaAAGAATTGCAAGTATATATTGAATGATTAAAATTGTCTTGAgatctaattatttttatattttacataatttatcataatatatgtttgatgatataattgtGTTGTTAAAATtgagtgatgtttttatgtaGCGATTAAacataagtttttttatttttttgtaaatgaaaaatatagaatttgataattttatcGTTAGAATAACtctttgtgaattttttttttatgtataagttttcgataatcaatattaattagAAGTAAGTTAAGACTGTTAAAAATGtacaccacaacaacataaaaattttTTTAGAGACAATTTATTTGTCTGAGGTCAAATGTTCACTACTTTTTGTTATTGTTACTTCGTtactctaacaaaatttatagaaggagaaaaattaatttgaaacaacaacaaaataatattgttgacccttttaaaaattcattttttattaaactgCTGCTTTGAAGGCCTTTTTAGATAATTCATTAATGCAATTTACGattttttcagaaatatgtatgtataattgttgcattatgAAAGTACAAGTAGATCAAAATGTTGAATTCTAGAGtcatgttaaagaaatattctcgaacattaaaaaattaaaaatgagtctAACCTAGATAACTCAAATGTTTAGCAATAACTTGGGACATAAATGACAACAAATCtatgttaatagacatatcttttgtagcttaagatattacttttatttggaggatattttgttttatatttttcaaattaagcttgtcgaaaatagtcataactgaaactaaaaatatttagaagagttgaatgagaaggaaaaagaaaacacTAGAAGGACGAAAGTTTTGTCCAAGTGAGATCTTGTCACTAAAACAAAATATTGGTGGtgactaggggtgttcacgatTTGGATAAAAATTGATCCAAATCGAAAAGCTGAATCAAATCGATTAAATAAACTGATTTTTATTTGGGTTAGGTatggtttgattttaaatttttaaaaatcgatAGTATATGGgttggttatgattttgttcgaaaaatcgaagaaataatcAAATCGAACCGACAagtacataatatatatatatatattttttttgataaagaaatatattatttttattaacaactttaaagatcttatatctgttttcatcaaaatttatttataatttacttatgaaagaaaaaatgccTAAGGTGAGaatatttatcttattggttttatgtatatgagtgtgtctatgacaattatttataaGATTGAAATAATCAATGTCTCTTTCTTCTAAAGCCAAAATAAtgaaattggaaattttattcatagtaaattcaatgatGGAAAGTTATGTAATGTCAGTCattctaattatttttgttttaataaattgttgtcattttttaacgctttgaatgaattgttttttattttgtttatggttAATAATCGAACCAAATCGAATCGAAATCGATAagaaccaaaccgataaatatatactatatttggtttggtttgattttgataattttaaaatcgattaagttgatttggttttgattttagttttgatcaataaccgatccaaaccgacctGTGAATACACCTAGTGGTGACTATTATAAGTATTAGCAGCGACTAATTTTGCAACTAAAACAcgcttttagtggcgactattaAATGCATTAGCAGCAATTAATGTTGCCACTAAAACAGGCTTTTATTGGCGACTAATTTAAACATTAGCAGCGACTAATGTTGCTACTAAAACAGTCTTTTAGCGGCGACTGTTATAGGCATTAGCAGCAACTAATGTTGCCTCTAAAACAGACTTTTACTGGCGACTATTAAATGCATTAGCAGCAACTAATGTTGCTACTAAAACAGTCTTTTAGCGGCGACTGTTATAGGCATTAGCAGCAACTAATGTTGCCTCTAAAACTGACTTTTACTGGCGACTATTAAATGCATTAGCAGCAATTAATGTTGCCACTAAACAGgttttttagtggcgactaattTATGTTTTAGCAGCGACTAAAGTTGCCACTAAAACATACTTTTAGTGGCGATTATTATATGCATTAGCAGCGACTAATGTTGCCACTAAAATacacttttagtggcgacaattATAGGTGTTAGCAGCGACTAAAATTGCCACTAAAGCATTCTTTTAGTGACCACTATTATAGTATTAGCAGCAACTAATGTTGCCACTAAAAGACTATTTTAGTGGCGACAATTATAGACATTAGTAGCGACTAATGTTGCCACTAAAACAgtcttttagtggcgactattatAATTATTAGCAACGACTAATGCTGCCTCTAAAACAGTCTTTTAGTGgcaattattttatgtattagCAGCGACTAGTGTTGCCACTAAAACAAtgtccccttaagaaaattatccTCCTCTAATATCCAAGGTTTAAAGAAATAGATCTTTTCAGGATGAAATGATTCTATTTAcaagtgtattgatacaaaactaATGGTGTCAATGAGCACTCAACATGAAcaaagtacacgaatatttaattgtgtaaaagaagaagaagaagttaagaattttcgttgttttaaaatgagaggaatttcctttatttatagacaaaaaatgtagtgtgaacaaatgtttattgtgcattatcgaaaatgtcacaacacttcagaaaggtcacaatctttcataaaaatcgcaactcatcataaaagtcacaaataaatattacatctttcatgaaaggaaaagggtatttttgataataaataaatttcaaagaaaattcTTGCTTGTGATGATGTCACGTAGGCGGACCTAGAATTTtcctttatataaatatatgattttgattaAAATCGCCCATCTAACCAAACATATTATGAGTGGTCTTGAATTTTTGCGACACATCCAAGTTTAAACGTCACTACTCACTAGGTAGGTGCATGTCTTTAAGCCCAATAACTATAAAGCCCAATTGCCTCAGGAGTTAGCGGAGTGCCATTTCATAAAGTCGGACTTCACGCGCTCTTAGGCGTCACACTTTCTTTCCTCACAAAAAAATTTCGGTTCCGGAACTTTTTGAGCGTACTGGAAAAGCAATTTCCAAAGCAAGAAAAATACTTCAGTTTATTTCTCTCCCGAatcacaaaaatataataatatatatttctgGATTCGATTATTATACAATCTTTTTTTGGCTCTTCGATTCACGCATCtctccctcttttttttttctttccaattgGCGCTgttatcaaaattttgaatttcagcTGGGAAGAATGATGTGACTGTTCTTGTGGAATTCCCTTATGGTGAGTTCAATTTCAATTCCAGTATTTATTGATTCTGATTAAATTTAGTTAAAAGTTTTGATTGAGttttatatacatttattaattattcttcCGATATTGCTGTAATTAGGTGGATTTTTGTTCTGCATGCACCCTAGGTTTTGATTTTTAGACGCATAGTTATTGAATTCTCTCTCTCAAATAGTCAAATTTGTGTAAGCTCCTTCTGAAACACAACCTCTTTAATTTCCACCAGGTAAAGCTAAGGTTTGCACACACTTTAACCTCGCCAGATCACACTTGTGGTATTtaattgggtatgttgttgttgtaaattGTCAAATGTGTGTGTTTCAGAAATTCCAGTTACATATTATGCATTTGCAATGGAGGCAAGTGAACCCAAAATTGAGGATTGTGCTGTTCAGGTAACAAGCACAATCAGGGCTTTGGAGAAGGAGATTGCTCATCCTATTGTTTACCAGCTTGTCCGGGTATGACTTGTGAATACAGTAattgaaatttgttattttatcgGTCTAGCACCATAAGGGCTTATGTTTTATTTATAGTTTGTAAACATAATACTAGGGTATATACTTGTGTTAATTTTCTGTACTTTATGGAAAGACTTGCTAGTGATCAGCGAATGGTAGGAGAATAATTTGCTTCCTCAACATGGAACAAATGTTTTACTTACAGTTTTGAGGGAACTTCTTTGTTAATAACCTGATTATTTATCTATCTTCCATCTTTATTCTCCATTCGGCCAAATAATGGAAGaaagttcattttttaaaaatattgatatgaaTCATTTGCTTctatattgataaaaaaatgaaagaaggtaagtactaattctcaaaaaaatgaaagaaggaTAGAAAAGCAGCTAAAGGCTAAATCCGTAGGGAAAGAGAGTTGAAAGACAATTTTATTGTACTTCTCAAATGGGAAGGGGGTGGTGATGGTTGAGATAGTTACTTGAGAAAATTTTAGGTGATTACCTAGAGCGTTGATGTTAGCTCCCTTGTTTTTAGATCATAAGTTCAGCGAATAGCTCTAGGTTAAGACTAATTAGAAAGAAGTATCCCTTGAGCTCACTCTatatagtactccctccatcccaattTGAGTGTCTCAGTTTAACTAGTCACAAAGTTTTAAGAAATAAAGGGggagacttttgaatcttgtggtcttaaattaaaagATGTGTGTAGTCCTAtaaattttgtggtcttaaacttgCCATGTTGGAACTGGAAaacttactaaatatagaaatgatTATAGAAACAAGCACACTTTTGGGACATACCAAAAAGGAAAggtagacacttaaattgggATGGAGGGATTAATTAGCATCACCATCGCCCTTTTGATTATCTCCCCCTATTTTGTggcaacaaaaaattattttctttttgtaaggGTCTGGGGTCATCCTCAATCTTGTCAGAAATAAATACAAGTTTTGGATTTTTCAGAAAGGTAGTTCTAGAAAGGTGTTTTCTTTCTACACTGCCTTCTATGTTACCTTTTGTTTTGTGGTTGACATTTCTTCTCctcataaatgtttttttttcaattggtCCTATTTTACAACTCGCAGTGGCTTTTAAGTGTAATACCATACTTGGGTCAATATTTGTTAGAATTCTATTAGGAGGATTATATTTTTCCTCCAAATTTCCTTCTAGAACTTTTTTCCCAAGTTGTAAAGGTAAATCACACATTCAACTTGTAGCCGGAGAACCAAGTTTGGTGTGGTTTTAGAGAGTAATTGATGGTCAttacaattgtgtaggttgatgGCGATGGGAGATTAGTCCCGGCAACTCAGGATGAAATTATGGTGGTTGAGGACTTGCTTGAAGATGATAAGTGTGAATCCAAGCTTGTTCCAGATACCAGACAGATTTCAAAATCCTGCATAACTGAAGGATACCTTCTTGAGAGAAATTCATTTCAAGTTACAGAAGGtttagaacttgattttaaaTAATTCCCTTGTCTTCAAATTAATTTGTGactatttttacttcaaattaTTGGAGCTAAAGGGTGGTTCTTTTTGGCCTTTCCTCAATGAGAATTATTTTCTGATAAATTAGAGTCTGAATATCCTGTTGTTGGTGCAGAAAAGTCAAATGTGTTAGTTGACCCAGTGCCCGACTTGGGAAAAATAGATGCTCCTGAAAAGGTATGTAAGTTGCACTCTTCAGCTTTGCTTTCTACATCTCCTTGATCTAGGGCCTTTTTCTTACTAAATCTCTCTCATTTGTTGTGTGGTGGTATTTGACTGGGTATGGAGTTAGAAAAGGAGGACGATATTTTGATCTTTTAGTCTTAAACATGCTATAACATTTATGTGGTTATAAAAGTATGCCATTAAAGGTAAAATGATAAGTTAAATGTTAAACTGTTTCCAAGTTTAGAATCTGACGTTCggaataaattgaaatgaacaGAGTGCcatataaaatagaacaaaaagaTGTAGAGAGTGATTTTTTAGTATGAGATGTTGTGTTAGATAGAGGAGGGGGTTTCAGTATGCTGACTATCATATTAAAGATAGTTACAGCAGTTTAAAAAATAGGAGGAGGGTTGCTGTGAAGGAACAATATGTTGCTGCTCACCTAGGAGTGCTTTACATTGTCTGACATGAGCCTGAATTGAGTGGAATTGATTCAGAGGATTCATATCGTTGGAATAAACTAGTTTGGCTCAACTTATTTGTCATGTTACTGTGTCTAACAAAATTTTTCTTTGTGGTCAACTgtaattgtttgattttgaatcATTCACCTATTAGAGTTAGTTGTTGTATCTTGTTTAGTGTTTCTCTTTTGTGTGACATTAGAGAGTCAAAAGAAGTATATTATGGTTTTTGTATACTTCGTTTTGCTTCTACTAATGTTAGTAGTGACTGTATTGCAACTTATTAGTCGTCTTTGACTGATTTAAACTGGAATAAACTTCCAGGTGGCTGTTCATGGATTGGCTCCTCTCTCAGAACTCAGCAATGTTGACCAATCTGTGAGGACTGATGTATGCTCCTATTCCCAGGATGCACCAAATGAGGATACACCATCAACTTCTGCTGCTGGTTCTAGTTGGAAGCCAGACTTTTCAAAGTTGGAGGGAAAGATATGTTTAGATGATCTACCAGTTAAAGAACTTCAGGAAACTTTTAAAGCAACTTTTGGAAGGGAAACTTCCGTCAAGGATAAACAGTGGCTTAAGAGGAGGATTACCATGGGTCTGACCAATTCATGTGATTTTTCATGCACTACTTTCATAATAAGAGATAATGTAGTGGTGAAAAAAGGTGAAGAACAAATATGTCATCGTGTAAAGAGCAGAATTTCTGCAGATTCTGAAGATGGAGTGGCAAATTCAAACTCTAGAGGGTCATTAAGTGATCATGATAACAGAATAAATGATGATGCTGATCTTTCTGGGGCAGATGTTTCCAGTTCAGCTTTTGAAAGTTGTAATGTTACTAAAGATTTGAACACAGAGCAGATAACAGCCAAAAGAGCTCGCAAACCAacaaaaagatatattgaagAGCTTTCAGAAATAGAATCTAGAGAAACCAGTGAAAAGTTAGCATCGCCAGATAAAATCTCCAGATACCAATTTGCATGTCCAGAAACTCATTTAAGGCCCACCAAAAATGTGAGGTCAAATGCGAGACCTCTGGTCACCAGGCAAGATTCTCTGGGAGGTTCTGGGGTTCAAATTCCATTTGTTTCTCGGATTCGAAGGAGCCGTCCGCGTGAGAACTTCATGCCTCTTTTGGTAATATAAATATCTTAAATAGAGACTTATAAATGCTTACATGGCTCATTCCTAGCATGTATTTGTATATTGGgacttataatttataattgttTCTATGAGTATAAAACCCCGCATATAGACATGACTTGCGCTCCTTATCCATGTGAATGAAACTTTTGGGCTACTTGGATCACTTGCAATTTTGCTATACTCTTCTTCCTTGCATAGATTATTTAATTTCAGCTTGAACTGCATTTGTCAGATGATTCTCTGTTTGCATTTCCAACGTACTATGTACATGTCAGAGTGTGTGTTTCTCAATGAATTCATTATGCCTATCTATATCAAGTTGAATCATTGATCTTTTGAATTAAATTACGTGGTTTTTAGACTTTGAATTTCAGCTTTAATGCCATGTACTCCTATGGCTGATGGAAACATTATTTTTGTTCCTCTGGGTTATTGATGCACTTCAAGTTGAATATTGCAGAAACTTCAGCCCAGTGGTATGGACATTGCGACCAGACAAGTAAGGAGTGCTTTTGACATATCTGGGCCACAAGAAGATGATAAGAGAAATAATGACCTGATCAAGACCAGCTCATCTCCTGGATGGACTCAACAGCCTGTAAATAGAGCTTCCCTTTTCTACTATTTGCCTTTGAATTCTGTGTGCGCTTGATTTTTTCAAATCACtacaatatttctttagtcaAATATTGCTCCCTTTAACCCAAATGAATCatccccccctttttttttgttggtgactctctattttccttttctccCTCTCAAATTGATGATGATATTTTGTGGAACTCCTTTTGTTTTCTAGCTTATTGCTGCTTGTGAAAAGGATGAGCATTACAGTGGGATGAAAATTGTTGAGCTAGAGAATGACATAGAGGTGAATGACTGCTCTGAGGACAATTCAGATGATAATGTGGTGACTGTACCCACCCAAAAAGGAGGAATGAGGAGAAAACATCATCGACCTTGGACTATCAATGAGGTTGTTAAGCTAGTGGAAGGTGTAGCCAGGTATGGTGCTGGTAGATGGTCTGAGATAAAACGGCTTGCTTTTTCATCTTGCCCTTATCGAACTTCGGTGGACCTGAAGGTTGGTATTGGCTTGTCGATTTAATAGAATCTAGTAATTGGAATTCATTGGGAATAAATTAGTTCGGGACTGTTTTTTGTACATGTGATGTAATGCTGCAAATTATCTATGTATTTGCAGGACAAGTGGAGAAATCTGCTGAAAGCTAGTTTTGTGCAGTTGCCTGCAGAAAAAGGGGTTAGcattatttgaattattattatgcatgttgtttcattgttgttgatgattttaTCAAGGACTTCTTTCAACTATAAGACGGCTTCATACATTCACTCTGTTTCAGTAGAAAGTGGTGATTTACTGTGTGATATTATAAACATGTTTTTGTCTCGTACTTGAAAGTTCTTTTCACTAATTTATCTGGTCGACTGGTTTTGGCTACTTTGACCAAATTATAGGGAGAAATTCTGGAAAGCTTCAATGATTTctgtaatcaaaacaaaaactaaggtgaaattgaagaaaatggaataacCTTATCAATTTCTATTGTCACTCCCTTTCCTTTCTACTCCTTCTAGATTCTCCTTTACATCAATATTCTCCTCAAGTTTtcctcataatttaggtttaATAACTCTGTTTTTAGatattagaattattttaaGCCAAATCCCCGCACCCGTATCCAACATGAATCCGTATCCCTGAATCATAAAATTTAGATCATAGAGGATCCGACCTGTAGATCCACACCTGTATCGGACACCTGCACCCAAGTTTGAGCAACTTAGCTGAGCATCAACCCCNcccccccccccccccccttttttttttgtggaaacTATGGGACTGATCGTAGTATCCTTCTTTAACTTCATATTTGTGATGGTGCAGATTCTGAATTCCCGGAAACAAGCTTCAGTTCCGATCCCTGCTGCAATTCTCTCGCGTGTGAGAGAGCTTGCTGATATGCAAGGTCAGATCCCACCAGTTCTCAGTGCATGCAAGTCAAGTGGACATAGTAGTAGTGATAGAAGTGTACATGAAGCTAGGTCTGGATTCCTGTAATTtcaacatcataaaaaggtttGTTTTTTTTGGAATAAGCCCGATGGTGATTGGCAGACAGTTCACTAACCATTATATTTCATGTGCTAATGCTACTTTTTGTGTGATTCAACCTTTTGTACACACCTTGGTAGCTTTTAATTCAAGGTCGCGACGTTGAGAGCAATTTTGTTTTCCTTCCCACATCAGAAAACAGCTAGTAAGACTGCTATACCTGCTTAGATTGTTCTAGTTGGTCATATCCCAGCCagcatatttttaatttgatatcccAGCTCACATTTCCCGCCCGGTAGCCAATGCCCGTGAATTCTTGGTGGTACAACCCCCAACTTTTTAAAGCAGCGATTTGGTCTACCATGTGACATGAGTTGACCTTGAATGAAGCAGTAAAGATTTATACAGCCGACCACCACTTGTCTGAGACTGAGGCAGAGTTTGATTTGATCTACCATGCCAAAAGATTTGCTTTCCAATTCGTTTGACATATGTAACAAGATACTTGGTACATCTCCATCAACTACTGCACTGCCGCGTCTGCATCAGTCAAAGTGGTGGTTACTGTTCTTTAAATAAAGCTCCATTGAACCCATACTTGAAAGGGAGAAATAACAGAGTTGTTGTACATCCTAAGGTTTATTCCAACAGAGCAAGCGGCTAGCTACCTGCAAATCTTCT
Protein-coding regions in this window:
- the LOC125859267 gene encoding uncharacterized protein LOC125859267 isoform X1; translation: MEASEPKIEDCAVQVTSTIRALEKEIAHPIVYQLVRVDGDGRLVPATQDEIMVVEDLLEDDKCESKLVPDTRQISKSCITEGYLLERNSFQVTEEKSNVLVDPVPDLGKIDAPEKVAVHGLAPLSELSNVDQSVRTDVCSYSQDAPNEDTPSTSAAGSSWKPDFSKLEGKICLDDLPVKELQETFKATFGRETSVKDKQWLKRRITMGLTNSCDFSCTTFIIRDNVVVKKGEEQICHRVKSRISADSEDGVANSNSRGSLSDHDNRINDDADLSGADVSSSAFESCNVTKDLNTEQITAKRARKPTKRYIEELSEIESRETSEKLASPDKISRYQFACPETHLRPTKNVRSNARPLVTRQDSLGGSGVQIPFVSRIRRSRPRENFMPLLKLQPSGMDIATRQVRSAFDISGPQEDDKRNNDLIKTSSSPGWTQQPLIAACEKDEHYSGMKIVELENDIEVNDCSEDNSDDNVVTVPTQKGGMRRKHHRPWTINEVVKLVEGVARYGAGRWSEIKRLAFSSCPYRTSVDLKDKWRNLLKASFVQLPAEKGILNSRKQASVPIPAAILSRVRELADMQGQIPPVLSACKSSGHSSSDRSVHEARSGFL
- the LOC125859267 gene encoding uncharacterized protein LOC125859267 isoform X2; the encoded protein is MVVEDLLEDDKCESKLVPDTRQISKSCITEGYLLERNSFQVTEEKSNVLVDPVPDLGKIDAPEKVAVHGLAPLSELSNVDQSVRTDVCSYSQDAPNEDTPSTSAAGSSWKPDFSKLEGKICLDDLPVKELQETFKATFGRETSVKDKQWLKRRITMGLTNSCDFSCTTFIIRDNVVVKKGEEQICHRVKSRISADSEDGVANSNSRGSLSDHDNRINDDADLSGADVSSSAFESCNVTKDLNTEQITAKRARKPTKRYIEELSEIESRETSEKLASPDKISRYQFACPETHLRPTKNVRSNARPLVTRQDSLGGSGVQIPFVSRIRRSRPRENFMPLLKLQPSGMDIATRQVRSAFDISGPQEDDKRNNDLIKTSSSPGWTQQPLIAACEKDEHYSGMKIVELENDIEVNDCSEDNSDDNVVTVPTQKGGMRRKHHRPWTINEVVKLVEGVARYGAGRWSEIKRLAFSSCPYRTSVDLKDKWRNLLKASFVQLPAEKGILNSRKQASVPIPAAILSRVRELADMQGQIPPVLSACKSSGHSSSDRSVHEARSGFL